AACGGTGACCCAGGAGCCGAACGGCTGGATCCCGTCTTGCAGGAGATCCAGGATGAGCTCTTCGTGGTGGGAGCCGATCTCGCGACTCCCATGGATGCGAAGCCGGTCGTACCGCGCGTCACGGATGACCACGTGAAGGAGGTGGAGAACCGCATTGACGCGTTCGATGAGGAGCTCAAACCGTTGAAAAACTTTATCTTGCCGAGCGGTACGGTGGCTGCGACGCAGTTGCATCTCGCGCGCACGGTGTGTCGGCGGGCGGAGCGCATCCTGGTGAAAGCAAGCGCCACAACCACGTTCAACGAGACGGCGGCGCATTATCTGAACCGCCTCTCCGACCTGCTTTTCGTTCTCGCACGCTGGGCCAATAAGCAGTCCGGCGTTCGTGAAGATACGTGGTCGCCAACATCGGCAACGGACGCCGGCGGGGAGGCCACCTGATGGGTCGCCTTACAAAGGCGTTCTCACCGTCCACAACGAGAGACTCCGTTCGAGTTTTCGTCGAGTCCTTCACGATTCACCCGGTTCGAACGTGTCTCCGTGGCACGAGCATTGATTTTCATAGATGCTGGGTCGTTTCTTACCAGACGACTCCTTCGCGACATCTATGTACCGCTTCACGCGAATTCTCCCACTTCTATGGCTCGCCGTTCCCCAACGGGTCGTCTTCCCGCCGCCGCTGCCCTCGTCTTCCTCTTTTCGTTGACGCTACTGTCATCGGGGCCGGCGTGGTCGATATCGTCTTCCACAATGTCGTCCACGACCTCGAACGCGGCTCGATCGGCTACCGATAATGCCTCTGCCGACGCCTTTGGTATTGAGCGAAAGAAGTACACGGTTGAAGAACACCGCGTACGTCGGAATCAGACGTTTGCAGATCTGCTCTTGAAAGAGGGCGTCGAGTACCAGGACATCGTGCAGCTCGCGGATGAGACCCGGGATGTGTTCGATGTGCGCGACATTAGAGCGGGACGCTCGTACCGCGTGTACCGGAATCCGTGGCTCGAACGGGCGCGGTACATTGTTTATCGACCGGATGCCGTTCGGTACGTCGTCTTCGACGTGCGATATCCGGAGCGGAGCCGCGTTGGGGAGCGACCGGTGTCGGTTGCGTGGCGAACGGCCGGTGGCACGATTAAGTCGTCGCTCTATCAGACGCTGATGGAGTCGGGCGGGCGACCGCAACTCGCCATTCGACTGTCGGAGGTGTTCGCGTGGCAGATTGACTTCTTCCGCATCCAGCGGGGCGATCAGTTTCGCGTGGTGTACGAGGAGCGCACGGTCGACGGCCAGCAGATTGGGCCGGGCGATATCGTAGCCGCGTACTTCGTTCACCGTGGACGCACCTATTACGCCTACCGATTCAACGATGGGGAGGGAAGCGAGTACTTCGACGAGAAGGGAAATAGTTTGCGTCGGGAGCTACTCAAGGCGCCACTCCAGTTCTCTCGTATCAGCTCGCGATTTACGAACCGCCGATATCACCCCGTACTGAAGCGCTACCGCCCGCACCACGGCACAGACTACGCGGCCCCGACCGGCACGCCGGTTCACTCCGTCGGGGACGGCGTCGTCCTTTTCGCGGCGTACAAAGGGTACAACGGCAACTACGTCAAGGTGCGCCATAACGCCACGTATACCACGGGATACCTTCACCTCTCGCGCATCGCAAAAGGCATTCGCCCGGGGACGCGCGTCAAGCAGGGCGAAACGATCGGCTACGTTGGTAGCACGGGCCTGTCCACGGGTCCGCACCTCGACTACCGCTTCTGGAAGAATGGCCAGGCGATCGACCCATACAGCATTGAGCTTCCCCCCGCACGTCCGGTCGCGCCGCAACACATGACGGCCTTCACACAGGTTGTTGACGGACTGCACAATTTCCTGCTGAATCACTCGCCGCGTACTACGTTTGCGGACGCCAGGCTCTAAGCCCCGTCGTTCGCAGGACCCCTTCCTTTTCTTCGGCTCCTCTGACGTCGCATGGATGTTTCGGTCTGTAGCGCGGCGTTTCCCCTCGACGGCCCCGGAATTCTCGTTCACGGCGGCGCGTGGGATATCCCGGACGAAGCGCTCGCAGACCATCGTGACGGTCTTCGCACCGCCATCGAAGCCGGCCGTGCTGCGTTATCCGAAGGGCAAGCTGCTGCTGACGTCGCAGCCGAGGTCGTTGCTGCTCTCGAATCCCATGGGGCGTTCGATGCGGGGCGCGGGGCCATGCTCAATCAGGAGGGGCGCGCACAGCTCGACGCCGGCATCATGGACGGAGCATCGCTCTCATACGGGTCCGTGATGGCGGTCGAGCGTCTGGCCAATCCGATTCGCGTGGCTCGACGACTGATGGACGCGGGGCGAGGACAGGTGCGCATGCTCGCAGGACGAGGCGCCGAGCAGTTTGCAGCGGCGGAAGGAATGTCTGTTGTCGATAACGGAGACCTGGTGTGCGAGCGGGAAAAGAGCCGCTACGAGAAGCTGTCCGGAGAGGCGGGCGTGTACCACACGAGCCAATCGTTTTTGCCCGGCGTGCCCGAAACGCAAACGTCTGGAGGCCACGACACCGTTGGGTGCGTTGTACGGGACCGCGACGGTCGGTTTGCAGCGGCGACGTCCACCGGGGGCACGCCGTTCAAGCCGCCGGGACGGATTGGCGATTCGCCGTTGCCCGGCGCCGGCTTCTACGCAAATGAAGACGCAGCCGTAAGCTCAACTGGATGGGGCGAAGCGATCGCCGCCGTCGTTCTTGCGCACTCCGTCGTACGGGCGGTCGAGGAGGGCACGTCCCTCCAGAACATTGCAACGTCATGTTTGGAGGACATGCATCGGAAGATCCAGAATCCCGACGGGGAGGGAGCGTGTGCGGGATTAATCGCTGTCGACCGGTCCGAGGTCGTGTGGGCGTTCACGACCCCGCGTATGGCCCGCGCATTCTGGACCCCGGCACGCGGAGATGTTCAGATCGAGATCGAAAGACGATAGCGTTACCAACCGATTCGGCGTGTCGTCTCTTCTTCTTTCTCTTCTTTCTTGCGCTCCTTCGGGGGATTGGAGGCGACGGGACGTGCGGGCGCATCGATCTGTGCTCCGTCGAACGAGCGGATGTCGACGCCCGAGTAGTAGAAGGAAAGCATATCCTGATAGTCGCGCCCCTGGTCGGACATCTCGTGGATGCCCCACTGGCTCAGGCCGACGCCATGGCCGAAGCCCCGACCACTGAAGCGATAGGTGTTTCCGTTGCGTGAGGCATCGAACCATGTACTCTTCAGGTCAGCATCAGGCAGCCGGCGTGTGATAGCCAGTCGAAAGTTGTTGGCGCGAACGGTCATGCGGCCGCCCGGCGTAAGGAGCGTGACGGTTTTGAGGCGGCCCTCTGAGCTGCGTTTCCCCAGGACGAAGCCGGTAATCCGAGTCCCAAACTCGTTCGACAGCGCGGAAAGCAGTTGAGAGCTCGGGACCGAGGTGCTCCACCTGTGATGGGGCGAGTTCCGGTCGTACGGGTCGCGCTTGCCGCGGAGATACGGGAGAACGTCTTTCGCATCCCACACGTCCTCGTTATTCGCCGTATGACCGCCACTGGAGGAGAAGTAGACGGCTTCGATCAGGCTGCCGTCGTAGGTGAGTACCTGGCCGGCGGTTGCCTGTGTAGCGCGTCTCGAGGTTGGCGTGATGGCTCGGACGCCGCGATAGACCTGGGAGACGGTGTTGTCGACGTGATCGTAGTCGCCCGAGTTGAACTTATCGGATGCACGAACGCCGTACGTTCTCGCGACAACGGCCATTGCCTTCGACCCCTCGAGATCCTTGAACCCATATTCTGCGGCGACGACGCTCGCCACGTAGTCGTCGAGCGGGGCGTGGTTGACCAACTGCAGGGACGATCCGTCCGGTTCAACATGAAGCGGGCCGGTGTACGCACGCGTCACATCGCCGCTCGTCAGGGTCCACGTAACACCCTCGTCGGGCTGAATGTCGAGCGCCGAGGCGTAGATGCCGTCGGCCGACCGCTCGATGGCCACCTCGGGTCCGCGCAACGAGAGGGTTGCAGACTCGCCGGGGCGCAGGCGCATGACCGGAGAGGAGGTGCTGGGCAGGTGGATCCGAAGATCGCCTCCGGTCGCTTTCACGCTGACAGATGTGGGTTTCTGGCTGCCGAGCACGCGCACTCGCACGTGAGGGTCGGATTGCGCCGCGGTGTCCTTGACACAGAAGGACAGCAGTAAGACGGCGATACATACGCGAACGATCATGGCGTCGGGGAGACGTGAAAAACAGGACAACAGGTTTCGGCTGAATTCGGCTCGTGCCATGTTTGGTATGCGGCGTCATGGCCACCGGCGGTGCACAATGTACAGGCATCTACGGCACGTCCCGCGTGCTGTTGCGTTCGCATCAGCAGTCGACCGATCTGTAGGCTACAGCCGCGATCGGATCCGGGAACGTCACATCCCAACGCCCGAAAGTGATTTTCATCCTCGGTGTTGGCGCCCGTGTTGGTCGTACTCGTTTCAGAACCTGTTTGGCGCCAGCCTTCAGCCATCCAAAAGGACGGACCTTCCTAGGGGCGGTCCTCGGGCCGCGTGTCGCCCAGGCCTCGTTCGTTTCGCGCACCGTGTCTATGGCACACGTGCCATAGGATTACGATCAGGCTTGCGAATCGACAGGAACGACCCCACTTGCGTTTTTGAGACCCAGCCGCCAAACAGGTTGTTGACTTCTCTTATTCTAATCAATCTCAGCCTTTCATGCTCATCGATACCCATGCCCACCTGTACGTAGATGCGTTTGATGATGACCGCGACGCCGTTATTGAACGGGCAAAACAGTCGGGCGTCGAACAGATCGTTATGCCGGCCATCGGCGTTTCCTCGATTCAGCAGGCGATCGATTTAGCAGATCGGCACGAGGGACTGTATGTCATGGCGGCGCTCCACCCGTCGGAGGTGAAAGGTGCCACGGATGAGGATCTTGAAGCGATTCGGTCGTGGTGCGAGGATCCCCGTATTGTCGCAGTGGGGGAAAGCGGTCTCGATTATTACTGGGATCGTTCATACGACGACAAGCAGAAGGAGTATTTTCGCTGGCATATCCAATTGGCGATCGAGACGGACCTTCCGCTCATCATTCACAATCGGGAGGCGACGGAAGACGTTCTACGTATCCTGGAGGAGGAAAGGGAGGCATCGGAAACCCCAGAGCGCCTGCGCGGCATTTTGCACTGTTTTGTCGATCCGCCCGACGTTGCCGAGCGAGCGTGGGATCTCGGGTTCTACGTCGGACTCGGTGGAATCCTCACGTTTTCGAACAGCGAGGTCGACACGTTCGCGGCCGACATCCCGCTGGAGCACATCGTTGTCGAAACGGATAGTCCGTATCTCGCTCCCGAACCCAACCGCGGCGACCGCAATGAGCCTGCGTACGTCCGCCATGTTGCTGAGCGCCTTGCAGACGTCAAGGGGCGATCCTTCGAGGATGTTGCGCGCATCACGACGGAGAACGCTCGCACGATCTACGATTTGTAAGCGGGAACCAGCGGGAGAGTAGCGCCGCGGGAGGTCGGGCGAGACCGGCCGATGAACGGTAAAACAGATCTCTGGCACAAATAAAAACGCCCCGGTCCGTGGTGGGACCGGGGCGTTCTCGTGCGAGGGTGGATCGCGAGGATCCGTTCGCTCGCGCAGACGTCACTGGATGCGACTTACTTGTCGTCGCCTTCATCCACGACTTCATAGTCTGCATCGCGGACATCCTCATCCGAGGACGAGCTGCTGCTCGACGAAGAAGAGGAGCTGGACGAGCCGTTAGCGGCGCCTTGCGGCTGACCCTGCTGCGCCTCTTGCTGCGCGGCATAGATCTCCTGGCTGGCAGCCGCCCACTTCTCATTCAGCGTCTCGAGAGCGTCCTCTACGTTGCTGACATCCTGGTCAGCATCGACGTCTTCGAGCAGTCCCTTCAGTTCATCGAGAGCCGACTGGATTCCGTCGCGCTTGTCTTCCGGAATCTTGTCGCCGTACTCTTCGAGGTTCTGCTCCGTGGTGTACACCATGGAGTTGGCCTCGTTGATCTTCTCGGCACGCTCCTTCCGCTTCTTGTCTTCCTCGGCGTGCTGTTCGGCGTCCTCGCGCATCTTCTCGATTTCCTCGTCGGTCAGACCGCTCGAGGCCTCGATACGGATGGACTGCTCTTTGCCCGTGGCCTTATCGGCGGCAGACACGTTCAGGATACCGTCCGCGTCGATGTCGAACGTCACCTCAATCTGAGGCGTGCCACGCGGGGCGGGCGGAATGTCGGTCAGGTGGAAGCGACCGATCGTTCGGTTATCCTTGGCCATCTCGCGGTCGCCCTGCAGGACGTGGACCTCAACCGAGGTCTGGTTGTCTGCGGCGGTAGAGAAGACCTCCGACTTCTTCGTCGGGATCGTTGTGTTGGCCGGGATCAGCTCCGTCATCACGCCGCCCAGCGTCTCAATACCGAGTCCGAGGGGCGTAACGTCGAGCAGAAGAACGTCGTCGACATCGCCGGAGAGAACACCACCCTGAATGGCGGCACCAACCGACACAACTTCGTCCGGGTTCACGCTCTTATTCGGTGCGCGGCCGAAGAACTCTTCAACCGTTTCCTGAACGAGAGGCACACGCGTCGAGCCACCCACGAGCAGAACCTCGTCGATATCGCCCTTGCTGTAGCCCGCGTCGCTCATCGCCTTCTTCATCGGCTCGATGGTCCGGTCGACCAGATCACCGATGAGTTGCTCGAACTTGGCGCGGTTGATGTCCAGGTTCAGGTGCTTCGGACCTTCATCCGTCGCCGTGATGAACGGCAGGTTGACCGTCGTGGTTGTCGAGCTAGAGAGCTCGATCTTCGCTTTCTCAGCCGCTTCCTTCAGACGCTGGAGCGCCATCGGGTCATTGCGGAGGTCGACACCCTGCTCCTTCTTGAATTCGTCGGCAATGTAGTTGATAAGCGTCTGGTCGAAGTCGTCGCCGCCGAGGTGCGTATCACCGTAGGTTGCTTTGACTTCAAAGACACCATCGCCGAGCTCGAGGATCGATACGTCGAACGTACCCCCACCGAGGTCGTAAACCGCAACCACTTGCTCCTTTTCATCGTCGAGACCGTAGGCGAGCGACGCCGCGGTCGGCTCGTTGATGATGCGCCGGACGTTCAGGCCAGCAATCTTGCCGGCTTCTTTCGTCGCCGTACGCTGCGCATCGTTGAAGTACGCCGGCACGGTGATCACCGCGTCGGTGACCTCCTCTCCGAGGTACTCTTCGGCGGTTTGCTTCAGCTTCTGCAGGATCATCGCAGAGATCTCCTGCGGCGTGTACTCACGATCACCCAGCTTGACACGGGCCGTGTTGTTGTCGCCTTTGATGATCTCGTACGGAACGTCGCCGATCTCGCTCTCCACTTCGCCGTACTTCCGGCCCATGAAGCGCTTGATCGAGGCGATTGTGTTTTCCGGATTGGTGATTGCCTGGCGCTTCGCAGGCGCACCAACCAGTCGCTCTCCGTCCTTTTTGTATGCAACGACGGACGGCGTTGTGCGGGCACCCTCCGCGTTTTCAATGACCTTCGGTTCACCGCCCTCCATGACGGCAACGACGGAGTTCGTCGTTCCGAGGTCGATACCAATAATTTTACCCATAGTAGTGACGTTCTCTTTTTTTCAGTCGAAAAGCGTAACAGATCGTTCGGTGCGTATCGCACCCTCGCAAGTTGTTTAGTAGAGGATCAAGAACAGTGCCTTGAGGGGAGTCGGCGCGATTCTATGTCAGTGTGTCACATTTTGACTGGATCCTTCCCGGGACCTGCAAAAACACTCTGCCGGATCTGACAAAAGATGTTGGTGGCCTTCGATTCAATCTGCCGCTTTCGCCGAATTGGGTCTCCAGTTGATCTCGGCGAACGAACAAACTGCGACGGTAGCCCACTGCGTCTAGATCGGGTTCGGGTGCAAATTCGGTCAACATCAATGTCCGTCGGGTAAACCGGGCAGAAATCGTGGATGAGGACACGTATATTATCGTCCTATGTCTAGACACACGGCCTTACATCACATTCCGAATCTGCTAACGGTGGCGCGTATTCTGCTGACGCCGTTGGTGCTCGTCCTTCTGACGGTCGCGTCGTTCGCCGGTCAAGCCGCCGCACTGTTATGTTTTATGGCTGCGGGCATATCGGATTACTATGACGGCGTACTCGCCCGGCGGATGAAGGCGCGGTCGCGGCTCGGGCAATTTCTCGACCCGCTGGCGGACAAGATTCTCGTGCTCGGCACGTTCATTATGCTCCTGTTCGTCGAACCAGGGGCGGTCACGTGGTGGGGCGTCGCGCTCATAGCACTCCGCGATATCGTGGTGACGGCGGTTCGCTCGTATGCCGAGTCACAGGGTCGAACACTGAAGACCTTTCGGGTCGCCAAGTGGAAGACGTTGCTACAACTCTTCTTTCTGTGGGCCATCATGCTCCTGCGTACATTAGAATACACGGGTGCGGGGCCCACAGTCGACTGGATTCTGCGGGAGAGCGGGATGGCGCTCTTAGCGTTTTACGCGGTGGTCGCGTTCACTCTCTTTACGGGTGCTCTCTACATTTTCCAACCGCAGGATGACTCTGTATAGATCGCGCCGTCGTTCTGTCCTACACTCACACGCTTAGCTGATGGATTCTGCAGCGGACGACCTTCCCGATATGCCCGACCCTCTTCCGGAGGATGACGAAGGCAAAACCGATCAGAGCAATGCGGTGTCTCCACCGAAGCCGACGCGCTCTTCGCGGTTGCCTCCGGTTGGACCGCCCGAGCATGCTGATCCGCACGACATAAATGCTCGTCGCGCGCTCGCTGCCGACCTGCTTCAGATTGGGGCGGTCAGTTTGTCGCCGCAGGATCCGTATACGTGGAGCAGTGGAATGAAATCGCCGATCTATTGCGACAACCGGGTCACGCTGGGCTTTCCTCGCATCCGCGGAGCCATCCGGGACGGGTTTCATCGATTCGTGTACGAAATGGATGTGACGCCGGACGTTGTCGCGGGAACGGCCACCGCGGGCATCCCGCACGCCGCCTGGCTCGCCGATCGCCTTCACCTGCCGATGGCGTACATCCGGGGAGAGGCCAAGTCTCACGGCCGCAAGAACCGAATCGAAGGGATCGTTGAGTCGGGTCAGCAGGTCGTTCTCGTCGAAGACTTGATTTCTACCGGCGGTTCGGCTCTATCTGCGGTGCATGCGATTCAGGAAGCCGGAGCCACCGTTCCGGCGGTCGTAGCGATCTTTTCGTATGAGCTCGACAAAGCAAAACAAGCGTTTGACGATGCCGGAGTCCCACTCTTCACGCTGACAGATTTCTCGACCTTGATCGACGTGGCCCGGAGGGAGAACGACCTTCCCGTCGACGCTTTCGATTCCTTGTCGGAGTGGAGAAAGGATCCAGAGGCCTGGTCGTCGGCGCATGGCGGAGCGTAATCCCCGGCGCCCTCGACGACTGTCTTTCGATATGTTGTTTCAGACCATCTGAATTTATGAAGGCCCATCTCTTAACGATCGGCGATGAACTGCTGATCGGCCAGACGACGAATACGAATGCGACATGGTTGGGGGAGGCCTTGAGCCGAATTGGCGTTCACGTCGAGCGATCTGTGACCGTCGGTGATGATGCAGACGCAATCACGCGGGAGCTCGACCGATCGTACGAGGAAGCGCAGCTTGTTATCACGACCGGGGGACTCGGTCCGACGCATGACGACGTCACGAAGTCGATCGTGAGCGAATACTTCGACGCACCGCTCGAAACGGACGACGAACTCCTCGAGCGGGTCCGCCAGTATTACGAGCGGCGGGGACGGGAGATGCCGCCGGAAGTGGCGGACCTCGCGACGGTCCCGCGTGGCTTTGAGAAGCTCGAGAACAAGGTGGGCACGGCGGTTGGCCTGTGGTACGCAGAATCCGGAGACGATGGAGAGCGACTCCTGGCCGTACTCCCGGGTGTTCCAGATGAGATGCGCTCGATCTACGATAATGGCGTGGAGCCCCGGTTGTCCGAGCGCGCAGACTTACAGGATCTGGTCCACAAGACGCTTCTCACCACGGGCGTACCGGAGTCCAGTTTGCAGCAAAAGATCGGAGATCTATCCGACTGGCTCGACGGCGAACTGAAGCTTGCTTACCTGCCGTCGACCAGTGGCGTTCGCCTGCGACTGACTGCGATGGGACGCGATCGCGATGTGGCAGAACGGCGTATCGAGGCGCTGGAGGAGGAGTTGCGCGACCGCATTGGAAAGTATATTTTTGGTACCGGAAAGGACACGCTGGAAGGCGTTGTCGGCGATTTACTTCGTGAGCATGAATGGACCGTCGCAACAGCTGAGAGTGCGACCGGCGGTCTGATCGGACATCGCTTAACGAGTATTGCCGGCTCATCCGACTATTTTGTCGGCGGCGTCATTTCGTACGCGAACGAGGTGAAAATCAACACACTCGGCGTGTCCGCTAGTACACTGAAGGCGCACGGCGCTGTGAGTCAACCGGTCGCTGAAGAAATGGCCGCCGGTGCAGCGACGAAGCTCGGTGCCACGATTGGGATCTCAACCTCCGGAATTGCCGGTCCGGGCGGCGGGACCGAAGAAAAGCCGGTCGGCACGCTCTGCGTTGGGTTTGCGAGGCGAGAGGACGGCAAAGTTGTCGATCTAGACAGCGTCCGTCTCCAATTGACCAATGATCGTGTGCTGAACAAGGAACTGTTCGCAACCTCTGCACTGGAGATGATTCGCCGAAAGATCCTCTGGTGAGTACCGTCAGGGGAGCAGAAGTGAACTTGGTCCGTTGTTGGCCGTTGCGACATACTGTGTGCAATATGTGATGCCTCGCCATCCAGCGCGGATCTATCTCAGACGCCTCCTGTTTTTGCCCTGGCGGAGACGGAGGGCGAGCCGGGGCACAGGCAGGTTGCATGGTTATGACACAGGGGTGTCACTCCCGAACGTTATGTTCTTGGGTGTCCATGTGTCTTGGAGCATGTATCGTGGTGAGTAAGAATGGAAGATCTCGCCCGGCACGGACAGCGGGGGCCTAGCGGCTCGGCCGCATAACATATGTTGCGCAGTCCGCTGCGCACTCAAACGAATTCACGAAGCAACCACCGCATCATGGCAGACGATAACGGTCAGAAGAAGAAAGCGCTCGACCTAGCCGTCAAGCAGATCCATCGCGAGCACGGGAAAGGGTCCATCATGAAGATGGGCGAAGAGCCGGATCGTGCGATCAAGTCGATCCCGACCGGGTCGCTGACGCTTGACGCAGCTTTAGGGGTCGGCGGTGTCCCTCGAGGGCGTATTGTTGAAATTTACGGGCCGGAGTCGTCGGGGAAAACGACGCTAGCCCAGCATATCATTGCAGAAGCACAGAAGCTGGGCGGGTCCTGCGCCTTCATCGATGCGGAGCACGCACTCGATCCGAACTATGCGGAAGCTCTCGGCATCGACATCGATGAGCTCCTGATCTCTCAGCCGGATACGGGTGAGCAGGCACTGAATATTTGCGATACGCTGGTTCGAAGCGGTGCGCTGGATGTGATCGTGATTGACTCGGTGGCCGCCCTCGTGCCGCAGGCGGAGCTCGAAGGCGACATGGGAGACTCCCACGTCGGTTTGCAGGCCCGTTTGATGAGTCAGGCGCTTCGGAAACTCGCCGGCACGATCAATCGAACGAAGACGGTCCTGATCTTCATCAACCAGATCCGAATGAAGATCGGCGTGATGTTCGGTAGCCCGGAGACGACGTCCGGTGGGCGTGCGCTGAAGTTCTATTGCTCTGTCCGACTGGATATCCGGCGAATCGGTGCGGTCAAGGACGGATCCGACGTTGTCGGTAACCGAACTCGTGTCCGCGTGAAGAAGAACAAGGTCGCCCCGCCGTTCCGTGAAGCAGAGTTCGACATCATCTACGGCGAGGGAATCTCGTCGCTGGGTGAGCTGATCGATCTTGGCACTGAGCACGACATTATAGAGAAGCGTGGCTCGTGGTACTCGTACCAGGACGACACCATCGCGCAGGGTCGTGAAGCCACCAAAGAATGGCTCGAGGAGCACGACGAGGAACGTGAAGAGATCAAGACGGCGATTCGTCGTGAGCTTGGTATGCTCAGCGAGGAAGAGGAAGCTGCTCTCGCGGCCAAAGAAGAAGGGGACGATGAAGAAGAAGCCGACGACGACTCGTGATCGTCACCGTGTCTGTTAGTACGACAGGATCGAAGCCGCTCTCTCCAACGTGGAAGGAGCGGCTTCACTGTGTTTGTAGCTGTGAAAACGATTTGTTTTTGCTGGGAAACAGCCAGATGTGACGACGATGAGTAAGACATTGCGACCTAAGGTGCCACGGCACTGGGTGATATTGCTTCTATGCGTTTGCAGTACAGTGGACGTTCCGTCGGCGTCGGCTCAGCTGCGGGCTACTGCCGGCAACGGATCGAAACAAGAGTCTGTCGCTGCCACACCGGCGAAGGCGAGTCACGCACCCGAAGGGAGAGCCCACGGCGGTAAAGCATGTCTTCCCCGGGCGAACCGAAATTCGATCGACGTGCGGGGGCTTGCGCTCCTCTACTGTGCGGAATCGCC
This DNA window, taken from Longibacter salinarum, encodes the following:
- the recA gene encoding recombinase RecA, encoding MADDNGQKKKALDLAVKQIHREHGKGSIMKMGEEPDRAIKSIPTGSLTLDAALGVGGVPRGRIVEIYGPESSGKTTLAQHIIAEAQKLGGSCAFIDAEHALDPNYAEALGIDIDELLISQPDTGEQALNICDTLVRSGALDVIVIDSVAALVPQAELEGDMGDSHVGLQARLMSQALRKLAGTINRTKTVLIFINQIRMKIGVMFGSPETTSGGRALKFYCSVRLDIRRIGAVKDGSDVVGNRTRVRVKKNKVAPPFREAEFDIIYGEGISSLGELIDLGTEHDIIEKRGSWYSYQDDTIAQGREATKEWLEEHDEEREEIKTAIRRELGMLSEEEEAALAAKEEGDDEEEADDDS
- a CDS encoding competence/damage-inducible protein A, which gives rise to MKAHLLTIGDELLIGQTTNTNATWLGEALSRIGVHVERSVTVGDDADAITRELDRSYEEAQLVITTGGLGPTHDDVTKSIVSEYFDAPLETDDELLERVRQYYERRGREMPPEVADLATVPRGFEKLENKVGTAVGLWYAESGDDGERLLAVLPGVPDEMRSIYDNGVEPRLSERADLQDLVHKTLLTTGVPESSLQQKIGDLSDWLDGELKLAYLPSTSGVRLRLTAMGRDRDVAERRIEALEEELRDRIGKYIFGTGKDTLEGVVGDLLREHEWTVATAESATGGLIGHRLTSIAGSSDYFVGGVISYANEVKINTLGVSASTLKAHGAVSQPVAEEMAAGAATKLGATIGISTSGIAGPGGGTEEKPVGTLCVGFARREDGKVVDLDSVRLQLTNDRVLNKELFATSALEMIRRKILW